In one window of Chryseobacterium viscerum DNA:
- a CDS encoding amidohydrolase — protein sequence MKLLNILTLTMVFATGILHAQKADMIITNGKITTMDDKNPEVQAVAIKDHKILQAGTNAQILKLKNGNTKVIDAKGNRVIPGLFDSHLHVIRGGRFYNTELRWDGVKSLKRALEMLKEQAQRTPKGQWVRVIGGWNEYQFEEKRLPTLAEINEATGNVPTFIMYLYGKAWLNKAGLKELNINEDTPNPAQGLIEKDNNGDPTGLLVAEPNAFILYSTLAKLPELKEEEKVNSTLQYMTELNRLGVTAVMDAGGGFQNFPDDYGTTDQLNKQGKITVRLPYYLFAQKKGSELADYTKWTGMVEIDDHGHNDFNEIDYHVNGGGENLVSDGADFENFLFPRPELPATMEKNMKDVVSLLVKNKWPFRIHATYNESITRFLNVIEEVNKETPLNGLVWFIDHAETVTEDNMKRIKALGGGIAVQHRMAYQGESFIHRYGKKPALASPPVKKMLEMGIPVGLGTDGTRVASYNPWVALYWITTGKTIGGNQVMGKENTLDRKTALSLSTYGGYELIKDYQKGKIQKGYFADLTILDKDYFTVNDEEIKNITSKLTIVDGKVVYGDETYKTAAPAPLPVIPDWSPVKYYGGYQTK from the coding sequence ATGAAACTACTGAATATACTTACACTTACCATGGTTTTTGCTACAGGAATTCTCCATGCTCAGAAAGCAGACATGATCATCACTAATGGGAAGATCACCACAATGGATGATAAAAATCCCGAAGTACAGGCTGTTGCTATAAAAGATCACAAAATCTTACAGGCAGGAACCAATGCTCAAATTTTAAAATTAAAAAACGGCAATACAAAAGTCATTGATGCCAAAGGAAACAGAGTGATTCCGGGATTGTTTGACAGCCACTTGCATGTAATTCGCGGAGGCAGATTTTATAATACAGAACTTCGCTGGGATGGAGTAAAATCGTTGAAAAGAGCTTTAGAAATGTTGAAAGAACAGGCTCAGCGAACTCCCAAAGGACAATGGGTAAGAGTAATCGGAGGCTGGAATGAATATCAGTTTGAAGAAAAACGGCTTCCCACATTGGCTGAAATTAATGAAGCAACAGGAAATGTACCCACTTTCATCATGTATCTCTACGGAAAAGCCTGGTTAAATAAAGCCGGATTAAAAGAACTGAATATCAACGAAGATACTCCAAACCCTGCACAAGGTCTGATCGAAAAAGACAATAACGGAGATCCTACAGGACTACTGGTGGCAGAACCCAATGCATTTATCCTTTATTCAACATTGGCGAAACTGCCGGAGCTGAAAGAAGAAGAAAAAGTAAATTCTACCCTCCAGTATATGACCGAACTGAACAGATTAGGAGTAACCGCTGTAATGGATGCAGGAGGTGGATTCCAGAATTTTCCGGACGACTACGGAACAACAGATCAACTGAATAAACAGGGAAAAATTACTGTTCGTCTTCCTTACTATTTATTTGCTCAAAAGAAAGGTTCCGAACTTGCAGATTACACCAAATGGACAGGAATGGTAGAGATTGATGACCATGGTCACAATGATTTTAATGAAATAGACTATCATGTCAACGGAGGAGGGGAAAACCTGGTATCAGACGGAGCCGATTTTGAAAACTTCCTTTTCCCAAGACCGGAACTTCCAGCTACTATGGAAAAGAATATGAAAGATGTAGTAAGTCTTCTGGTAAAAAATAAATGGCCTTTCAGAATTCATGCAACGTATAATGAAAGCATCACCAGATTTTTAAATGTCATTGAAGAAGTCAATAAAGAGACTCCTTTGAACGGATTAGTCTGGTTTATTGATCATGCCGAAACCGTGACTGAAGACAATATGAAAAGAATTAAAGCATTGGGTGGAGGAATTGCAGTACAGCACAGAATGGCGTATCAGGGTGAAAGTTTCATCCACAGATATGGTAAAAAACCAGCTTTAGCTTCCCCACCGGTGAAAAAAATGCTTGAAATGGGAATTCCTGTCGGACTGGGAACAGACGGAACAAGAGTAGCAAGCTACAATCCATGGGTTGCTTTATACTGGATCACGACAGGAAAAACAATAGGAGGAAACCAGGTAATGGGCAAAGAAAATACACTGGATAGAAAAACAGCATTATCTCTTTCTACTTATGGAGGGTATGAACTCATAAAAGACTATCAGAAAGGAAAAATACAGAAAGGATACTTTGCGGACCTTACCATTTTGGATAAAGATTATTTCACGGTCAATGATGAAGAAATCAAAAACATCACTTCAAAACTTACAATCGTAGACGGAAAAGTAGTGTACGGAGACGAAACCTACAAAACAGCAGCTCCAGCACCGCTTCCAGTAATCCCGGATTGGTCACCGGTAAAATATTACGGAGGGTATCAGACAAAATAA
- a CDS encoding DoxX family protein: MKKIIHIITNTSPERKLTDAALLVFRILLSVELIVAHGLKKIGVGVSEAEQVPNPLHLPEAFNSLFADAANLVFPVFVIFGFFTRIAVLPILAVTLTGYFILHWNDALLVKDTPFMYSLCYLFLMFMGAGKYSVDHYLTKKSS, from the coding sequence ATGAAAAAAATAATCCATATCATCACCAATACCAGTCCGGAAAGAAAATTAACCGATGCTGCACTTTTAGTATTCAGAATCTTACTTTCGGTAGAATTGATCGTAGCCCACGGATTGAAAAAAATAGGAGTAGGTGTTTCAGAAGCAGAGCAGGTGCCCAACCCGCTGCATCTTCCCGAAGCATTCAACAGCCTTTTTGCTGATGCTGCCAATCTGGTATTTCCGGTATTTGTGATCTTTGGCTTTTTCACGAGAATAGCAGTATTACCCATTTTGGCTGTAACACTTACAGGATATTTTATTCTCCATTGGAATGATGCATTACTGGTGAAAGATACTCCTTTTATGTACAGTTTGTGTTACCTTTTTCTAATGTTTATGGGGGCTGGGAAATATTCGGTTGATCATTATTTAACAAAGAAATCATCATGA